The Punica granatum isolate Tunisia-2019 chromosome 4, ASM765513v2, whole genome shotgun sequence genome has a window encoding:
- the LOC116206281 gene encoding 2-carboxy-1,4-naphthoquinone phytyltransferase, chloroplastic, with the protein MSTTFCSVNNFLWPNGVNKQGYNRRSCAGSLESSSNRGTTGFFGRSCRRQLNWTNEMPVEVWRQTKCQVLGSEVVPSDSAYAPDEEDEIPRATLIWRAVKLPIYSVALIPLTVGSASAYLQTGIFAARRYFLLLASSVLIITWLNLSNDVYDFDTGADKNKKESVVNLVGSRTGTFIAASLMLILGFTGLTWASVEAGSIRSILLLAAAIVCGYIYQCPPFRLSYHGLGEPLCFAAFGPFATTAFYFSQGSASDPSYLPLSGTILCASVLVGFITSLILFCSHFHQVDEDAAVGKISPLVILGTEKGSKAVKAVVVALYALLVAFGLSGSLPLPCIFLCALTLPMGNRIVSFVEENHEDKRLIFMAKYYCVRLHTLFGAALAVGLVVARKIGIR; encoded by the exons ATGTCGACCACATTCTGCAGTGTCAACAACTTCTTATGGCCTAATGGCGTGAACAAACAGGGCTACAATAGAAG GTCTTGTGCTGGTTCCTTAGAATCTTCTTCGAACCGAGGGACTACCGGTTTTTTCGGTAGAAGTTGTAGGAGACAGCTGAACTGGACAAATGAAATGCCAGTGGAAGTCTGGAGACAAACCAAATGCCAAGTTTTGGGATCTGAAGTTGTTCCCTCTGACTCTGCTTATGCACCGGACGAAGAAGATGAGATTCCGAGGGCAACCTTGATATGGAGGGCAGTCAAGTTACCGATATATTCGGTAGCCTTGATTCCTTTAACA GTAGGAAGTGCATCTGCCTATCTGCAGACAGGAATATTTGCGGCGAGACGGTATTTTCTACTCTTGGCTTCATCTGTTCTTATCATCACTTGGCTCAACTTAAG CAATGACGTCTACGACTTTGACACGGGAGCAGACAAAAACAAGAAGGAATCGGTCGTAAACTTGGTTGGCAG CCGTACAGGGACCTTTATTGCAGCGTCACTGATGCTCATCCTTGGCTTCACGGGCCTGACGTGGGCTTCAGTGGAAGCAGGAAGCATCCGTTCGATTTTGTTATTGGCTGCTGCAATAGTGTGCGGTTATATATACCAG TGCCCACCGTTTCGGCTAAGCTACCATGGATTGGGAGAGCCATTGTGCTTTGCAGCATTTGGCCCATTTGCTACCACTGCATTTTACTTCTCACAAGGAAGCGCTAG TGACCCGAGCTATCTTCCACTGAGCGGCACAATTCTATGTGCTTCTGTTCTTGTTGGTTTCATCACGTCTCTAATCCTCTTCTGCAGTCACTTTCATCAG GTGGATGAAGATGCTGCCGTGGGAAAAATATCTCCTCTG GTAATTCTCGGGACTGAAAAAGGATCGAAAGCAGTGAAAGCAGTGGTCGTGGCACTGTATGCCCTTCTTGTAGCTTTTGGCCTTAGTGGAAGTCTTCCTCTACCTTGCATT TTCCTCTGTGCCCTCACCTTACCAATGGGAAATCGGATTGTCAGTTTTGTTGAAGAGAACCATGAG GACAAACGGTTGATCTTCATGGCAAAGTACTACTGTGTGAGACTGCATACACTATTTGGAGCGGCTTTGGCTGTTGGACTTGTAGTAGCTCGAAAGATCGGCATAAGATGA
- the LOC116203895 gene encoding conserved oligomeric Golgi complex subunit 1, whose protein sequence is MRVQSPPSAAKGGYQDAESLFRSRPISEIRNVEATTRKQIEDKKEELRQLVGNRYRDLIDSADSIVLMKSSCESISSNISSIQASIRSLSETPKSQNPSAQVNPARFTIYGIACRVKYLVDTPENIWGCLDESMFLEAAARYSRARHVHHRLLLDYGGSGDPKILSRFPLLQHQWQIVESFKAQISQRSRDRLLDSGGLKVGAYADALAAVAVIDDLQPRQVLALFLDSRKSWILQKLGAGFVNPTCTDVVSVFCQVLRAIQVTMGQVGELFLQVLNDMPLFYKVILSSPPASQLFGGIPNPDEEVRLWKSFRDKLENSMMPLDKAYIAKTCLTWLKECRQEIVNRMNGQYLTGAISNGKEIALAEKLIRETMDSKEVLEGSLEWLKSVFGSEIELPWSRIRELVLEDDLDLWDEIFDDAFVQRMKTIIQSGFGTLARDLHVVESIRAIDSSSGEQIDFRAYLSRPSTGGGVWFIESNDKKAAIFPTSKPTAEESNFQSCLTAYFGPEVNRIRDAVENCCRSVLEDLLSFLESPKAAARLKKLAQYIQEKCYDCLSGILSELKSELDDLSTSMRKVNGEDQSMPAAIIVERSLFIGRLLFALQHHSRHIPIVLGSPRFWVNDSVASVFDKLPSLLRLSGAVADSPISDSPIKQTPLGSKRHTSLATAALLGAEDIASPKLKDFTSTTRDLCVRAHSLWISWLSDELSAILSRDLNQDDGLSATTALRGWEDTVIKQEQSEDGEPELKISLPSMPSLYVISFLFRACEEIHRIGGHVLDKLILQKFALQLLERVLDMYGNYLSTREATGSEVSDKGALQIMLDVRFVYDILSGGNSNVNEDLPKSSKPKFSFRQKLDQKRSATGIGTRVDGLLNRLSQRLDPIDWQTYEPHLWENERQSYLRHAVLFGFFVQLNRMYKDTVQKLPTNSESNIMRCSTVPRFKYLPISAPALSSRGAAKTSIPVSVDDLTSRTRLKAYANGELSGNLNLSDSTSSGMAAPLLKSFMQVGSRFGESTLKLGSILTDGQVGIFKDRSAAALSTFSDVLPVQAAGLLSSFTATRTDS, encoded by the exons ATGAGAGTTCAATCGCCGCCTTCCGCCGCGAAGGGTGGCTACCAGGACGCGGAGTCGCTGTTCCGGTCGAGGCCCATATCGGAGATCCGCAATGTGGAGGCGACGACTCGGAAGCAGATCGAGGACAAGAAGGAAGAGCTCCGGCAGCTGGTGGGGAACAGGTACCGTGACCTAATCGACTCTGCTGACTCGATCGTCCTCATGAAGTCCTCCTGCGAGTCCATTTCCTCTAACATCTCCTCGATTCAGGCCTCCATTAGGTCCCTCTCCGAGACCCCCAAATCGCAAAACCCTAGCGCCCAGGTCAACCCCGCCCGCTTCACCATCTACGGCATTGCCTGCCGCGTTAAGTACTTGGTTGACACGCCCGAGAACATATGGGGTTGCCTGGACGAGTCTATGTTCTTAGAGGCCGCTGCAAGGTACTCACGTGCGAGGCACGTGCACCACAGGCTGCTGCTTGACTATGGCGGGTCCGGTGACCCCAAGATCTTGTCGAGGTTCCCTCTCTTGCAGCACCAGTGGCAGATTGTTGAGAGCTTTAAGGCTCAGATCTCGCAGCGGTCCCGTGATAGGCTGTTAGATAGTGGGGGTCTCAAGGTTGGGGCATATGCCGATGCATTGGCTGCCGTGGCGGTCATTGATGATCTACAGCCTAGGCAGGTTCTGGCTTTGTTTCTTGATAGTAGGAAGTCGTGGATCCTTCAGAAGTTGGGCGCTGGCTTCGTTAATCCAACTTGTACCGAtgtggtttcagtgttctgtCAAGTGCTGAGGGCTATTCAGGTTACCATGGGTCAGGTCGGCGAGTTATTCTTGCAGGTTTTGAACGATATGCCCTTGTTTTACAAGGTTATCCTGAGTTCACCTCCGGCGTCCCAGTTGTTTGGTGGGATTCCCAACCCTGATGAGGAGGTGAGGCTGTGGAAATCTTTTAGGGATAAGTTAGAAAACTCGATGATGCCGCTTGATAAAGCATATATTGCAAAGACCTGTTTGACTTGGCTTAAGGAGTGTAGACAAGAAATTGTGAACAGAATGAATGGTCAGTACCTAACCGGTGCCATTAGCAATGGTAAGGAGATAGCATTGGCTGAGAAATTGATACGGGAGACAATGGACAGCAAGGAGGTTCTAGAAGGGAGTTTGGAGTGGCTGAAGAGTGTTTTTGGCTCGGAGATTGAGTTGCCTTGGAGCAGAATCAGGGAGCTTGTTTTGGAGGATGATTTGGATCTTTGGGATGAGATCTTTGACGATGCTTTTGTTCAGAGGATGAAAACAATAATTCAATCTGGATTCGGGACTTTAGCAAGAGATTTGCATGTTGTGGAGTCCATCCGTGCCATTGATAGTTCATCTGGGGAGCAGATAGATTTTAGGGCATACTTGAGCAGGCCTTCCACTGGCGGTGGTGTTTGGTTCATAGAATCTAATGACAAGAAAGCTGCCATTTTTCCTACTTCTAAGCCAACAGCAGAAGAGAGCAACTTCCAGAGCTGTCTTACTGCCTATTTCGGTCCTGAAGTTAATCGGATAAGAGATGCAGTGGAGAATTGTTGCAGAAGTGTACTTGAGGACTTACTGAGCTTCTTAGAGTCTCCTAAGGCCGCAGCGAGGCTAAAGAAATTGGCTCAATATATACAGGAGAAGTGCTATGATTGCTTATCAGGCATCCTCTCTGAACTCAAGAGTGAACTTGATGACCTGTCCACATCAATGAGAAAAGTAAACGGGGAAGATCAGTCAATGCCTGCTGCCATAATTGTCGAAAGATCTTTGTTCATTGGTAGACTCTTGTTTGCCCTCCAGCACCACTCTAGACACATCCCTATCGTATTAGGATCTCCCAGATTTTGGGTAAATGACTCGGTTGCTTCTGTTTTTGACAAGTTACCATCCCTTTTGAGGTTGTCTGGAGCAGTCGCTGATTCTCCCATCAGTGATAGTCCAATCAAGCAAACACCCTTGGGCTCTAAAAGACATACTTCTTTGGCGACTGCTGCATTGCTTGGAGCTGAAGACATTGCAAGCCCCAAACTCAAAGATTTTACTAGCACAACAAGAGATCTTTGTGTCAGAGCTCACAGCTTGTGGATATCGTGGTTATCTGACGAACTATCAGCAATCCTGTCTCGGGATCTTAATCAGGATGATGGATTATCAGCTACAACTGCATTGAGG GGTTGGGAAGACACAGTTATCAAACAAGAGCAGTCTGAGGATGGTGAACCAGAGTTAAAAATATCTCTGCCATCAATGCCATCTCTTTATGTCATCTCATTTCTCTTTCGGGCATGTGAAGAAATTCATCGGATAGGAGGTCATGTTCTGGACAAGTTAATTTTGCAAAAATTCGCGCTGCAGTTGTTGGAAAGG GTACTGGACATGTATGGGAATTACCTTTCTACAAGAGAAGCTACTGGATCTGAAGTGTCAGATAAAGGAGCCCTACAAATAATGCTAGATGTGAGATTTGTTTATGACATTCTCTCTGGGGGAAATTCCAATGTGAATGAGGATTTGCCTAAAAGTTCGAAGCCAAAATTCTCTTTTAGGCAGAAGCTGGATCAGAAGCGGAGTGCAACTGGTATTGGAACCCGTGTTGATGGTCTATTAAACCGCCTTTCACAAAGATTGGATCCCATAGACTGGCAGAC GTATGAACCCCACCTCTGGGAGAATGAGAGGCAATCATATTTACGACATGCTGTCCTCTTCGGTTTCTTCGTGCAACTTAACCGCATGTATAAGGATACAGTCCAGAAACTACCCACCAATTCGGAGTCAAATATCATGAGATGCTCTACCGTTCCACGCTTCAAATATCTTCCCATCAG TGCACCTGCATTATCTTCGAGGGGTGCAGCAAAAACATCCATTCCAGTCTCTGTGGATGACCTTACGTCAAGGACTCGACTGAAAGCTTATGCAAATGGAGAACTTTCTGGGAACCTCAATTTGAGCGATAGCACAAGCTCTGGGATGGCGGCACCACTCTTAAAGTCCTTTATGCAG GTTGGGAGCAGATTTGGAGAGAGCACCTTGAAACTGGGTTCCATTCTAACAGACGGTCAGGTGGGGATATTCAAGGACAGATCAGCCGCTGCCTTATCGACCTTCAGTGATGTTTTGCCTGTGCAGGCTGCTGGTCTTCTTTCCTCCTTCACAGCCACCCGAACAGATTCTTAA
- the LOC116205360 gene encoding dicarboxylate transporter 2.1, chloroplastic, producing MGSFALHSLSAAAPSSVSTRPSLFRRPRPASISPPSIPYLTPPPPLPAIRPPPATPQPSPAGLLSLHHPLSFNNSRRPNFISRTSSSSPQPETTPPPPPAKPILEGAKPLPFAISIAIGLIVRFLIPKPVEVSPQAWQLLAIFLSTIAGLVLSPLPVGAWAFLGLTASIVTKTLAFSTAFSAFTNEVIWLIVISFFFARGFVKTGLGDRIATYFVKWLGKSTLGLSYGLTLSEALIAPAMPSTTARAGGVFLPIIKSLSLSAGSRPGDSSSRKLGSYLIQSQFQSAGNSSALFLTAAAQNLLCLKLAEELGIIISSPWVSWFKAASLPACISLLATPFILYKLYPPETKDTPEAPAMAAKKLQNMGPVTKNEWIMVGTMLLAVSLWVCGEALGIPSVVAAMIGLSILLLLGVLDWEDCLSEKSAWDTLTWFAVLVGMAGQLTNLGIVTWMSDCVAKSLQSFSLSWPAAFVVLQASYFLIHYMFASQTGHVGALYSAFLAMHLAAGVPGILAALALAYNTNLFGALTHYSSGQAAVYYGAGYVDLPDVFKVGFVMAVINAAIWGVVGTFWWKFLGLY from the exons ATGGGGAGCTTCGCCCTCCACAGCCTCTCCGCCGCAGCGCCCTCGTCAGTCTCCACCCGTCCATCCCTCTTCCGCCGCCCCCGTCCCGCCTCGATATCTCCGCCATCCATCCCCTACCTCACTCCCCCTCCCCCACTCCCCGCCATCCGACCCCCCCCCGCCACCCCGCAGCCGTCTCCCGCCGGTCTTCTCTCCCTTCACCACCCTCTCTCCTTTAACAACTCCCGCAGGCCCAATTTCATTTCCCGCACCTCCTCCTCGTCGCCCCAGCCCGAGACGACCCCGCCTCCTCCGCCGGCGAAGCCCATCCTCGAAGGGGCAAAGCCGCTGCCTTTCGCAATCTCCATCGCCATAGGCCTCATTGTCCGGTTCCTGATCCCTAAGCCGGTCGAAGTGAGTCCTCAAGCGTGGCAGTTGCTTGCAATCTTCCTCTCGACGATCGCCGGGCTCGTGCTGAGCCCGTTGCCAGTGGGTGCCTGGGCCTTCCTCGGGCTGACCGCCTCCATCGTCACAAAAACGCTCGCCTTCTCCACTGCCTTCAGCGCTTTTACCAATGAG GTGATATGGTTGATCGTGATCTCATTCTTCTTTGCTCGGGGATTCGTGAAGACGGGACTAGGGGATAGGATTGCCacatattttgtaaaatggtTGGGAAAGAGTACATTGGGATTGTCTTATGGATTGACCCTGAGTGAAGCACTTATAGCTCCTGCAATGCCAAGCACTACTGCTAGAGCTGGTGGTGTATTTTTGCCCATCATCAAGTCATTGTCCCTCTCTGCCGGGAGTAGACCAGGAGATTCTTCCTCGAGAAAGCTTGGTTCGTATCTCATTCAATCTCAGTTTCAG TCTGCTGGTAACTCTAGCGCTCTTTTCCTGACTGCTGCGGCCCAAAATTTACTTTGCCTTAAATTGGCCGAGGAACTTGGGATAATCATATCAAGCCCGTGGGTATCTTGGTTTAAGGCCGCTAGCTTGCCAGCCTGTATTTCTCTTCTGGCCACCCCATTCATACTATACAAGCTTTATCCACCTGAAACCAAAGACACTCCTGAAGCCCCTGCTATGGCAGCGAAGAAGCTTCAGAACATGGGCCCTGTCACAAAAAATGAATGGATCATGGTTGGGACAATGCTGCTTGCGGTTTCCCTGTGGGTCTGCGG GGAGGCTCTGGGCATACCGAGTGTCGTGGCCGCGATGATCGGCTTGTCGATTCTTCTACTATTGGGCGTACTTGATTGGGAGGACTGCTTGAGTGAGAAATCGGCGTGGGACACGCTAACCTGGTTCGCTGTCCTTGTGGGCATGGCAGGCCAGTTGACCAACCTTGGTATCGTGACGTGGATGTCAGACTGTGTGGCCAAGTCCCTCCAATCCTTTTCCCTCAGCTGGCCAGCTGCTTTTGTTGTTCTTCAGGCATCATATTTCTTGATCCACTACATGTTTGCGAGCCAAACGGGTCATGTGGGCGCTCTGTACTCTGCATTTCTCGCCATGCACTTGGCGGCTGGTGTGCCCGGAATACTTGCAGCCCTAGCATTAGCTTATAACACAAACCTCTTCGGTGCTCTGACACATTATAGCAGTGGACAAGCTGCCGTCTACTACGGAG CTGGTTATGTTGATCTTCCCGATGTATTTAAGGTAGGATTCGTGATGGCCGTTATCAATGCGGCCATCTGGGGAGTCGTGGGAACCTTCTGGTGGAAGTTCTTGGGACTCTATTGA
- the LOC116202942 gene encoding phospho-2-dehydro-3-deoxyheptonate aldolase 2, chloroplastic-like codes for MALMTTPASLSSFSPLLNLHSRHRQQSSVRRRLTISAVHAAVPASWSLESWRHKKALQLPEYPDPIELVSVLKTLESFPPIVFAGEARSLEKKLGQAATGNAFLLQGGDCAESFKEFNANNIRDTFRVLLQMSVVLMFGGQMPVVKVGRMAGQFAKPRSDPFEEKDGAKLPSYRGDNINADSFDEKSRVPDPQRMIRAYLQSVSTLNLLRAFATGGYAAMQRVTHWNLDFTEHSEQGDKYRELAHRVDEALGFMAAAGLTVDHPIMTKTDFYTSHECLLLPYEQALTREDSTSGLYYDCSAHMLWVGERTRQLDGAHVEFLRGVANPLGIKVSDKMDPNELVKLIEILNPKNKPGRITVIVRMGADNLRVKLPHLIRAVRGAGQIVTWVSDPMHGNTTKAPCGLKTRSFDAIRAEVRAFFDVHDQEGSYPGGVHLEMTGQNVTECVGGSRTITYNDLSSRYHTHCDPRLNASQSLELAFIIAERLRKRRLASP; via the exons ATGGCTCTCATGACGACCCCTGcttctctctcctccttcAGTCCCCTCCTCAACCTCCATTCCCGCCACCGCCAACAGTCCTCCGTCCGCCGGAGATTAACCATCTCTGCCGTCCACGCGGCGGTACCCGCGTCATGGAGCCTGGAGAGCTGGAGGCACAAGAAAGCCCTGCAGCTGCCCGAGTACCCGGACCCCATCGAGCTCGTTTCCGTCCTCAAGACCCTCGAGTCCTTCCCTCCGATTGTCTTCGCTGGCGAAGCCAG GAGCTTGGAGAAGAAGCTGGGGCAGGCGGCCACAGGGAACGCGTTCTTGCTGCAGGGAGGAGACTGTGCGGAGAGCTTCAAGGAGTTCAATGCCAACAACATTCGTGACACCTTCCGTGTACTTCTCCAAATGAGTGTTGTCCTCATGTTTGGCGGACAAATGCCTGTTGTCAAG GTGGGAAGAATGGCGGGGCAGTTTGCGAAGCCAAGATCAGACCCATTCGAGGAGAAAGACGGAGCAAAGCTGCCCAGTTACAGAGGGGACAACATTAATGCGGATTCTTTTGATGAGAAATCAAGGGTCCCTGATCCCCAGAGGATGATTCGGGCTTACCTCCAATCAGTATCTACTCTGAACCTTCTGAGGGCTTTTGCCACGGGAGGTTATGCCGCCATGCAGAGGGTCACTCATTGGAACTTGGACTTCACAGAGCACAGCGAGCAAGGCGATAA GTACCGGGAACTGGCTCATCGGGTGGACGAGGCCTTGGGCTTCATGGCAGCTGCCGGTCTGACCGTTGACCACCCGATCATGACGAAAACCGATTTCTACACCTCCCATGAGTGCCTTCTCTTGCCCTATGAACAAGCTCTTACGAGGGAGGATTCGACCTCAGGGCTCTATTACGACTGCTCTGCTCACATGCTCTGGGTTGGGGAGCGTACACGACAGCTCGATGGGGCTCACGTTGAGTTTCTCCGTGGAGTTGCCAATCCTCTAGGCATCAAG GTCAGTGACAAGATGGACCCAAATGAGCTAGTGAAGCTCATTGAGATTTTAAACCCAAAGAATAAGCCTGGAAGGATAACAGTGATTGTAAGGATGGGGGCAGACAACCTGAGGGTAAAGCTTCCTCATCTGATAAGAGCTGTTCGAGGAGCCGGACAAATTGTGACTTGGGTCAGCGACCCCATGCATGGGAACACCACTAAAGCTCCTTGTGGGCTCAAGACTCGCTCCTTTGATGCAATCAGG GCTGAGGTGAGAGCATTCTTTGACGTGCATGATCAAGAGGGAAGCTACCCGGGCGGAGTGCACTTGGAGATGACTGGGCAAAATGTGACGGAGTGTGTGGGAGGATCCCGAACCATCACATACAACGACCTAAGCTCACGTTACCACACTCACTGTGATCCCAGGCTCAACGCTTCCCAGTCCCTCGAGCTCGCCTTCATCATCGCGGAGCGACTGCGGAAGAGAAGGCTTGCTTCGCCTTAA